GTCAACCCGGAATTGGATTTCATTTGGAACCTGCCGTATGCTTTCTGAAACATCTGCATTAGTAGGGTTCAATATTTCAATGGCAAAAACCAGTAAAAAAGCCAGAGGAATCAAAAAAAGCAACATGATCATCATCATGCGTTTAGGTTGCGGCTCCCTGCGGCTCCGAAAATTTTTTTTTGTAATCATAAGGCTCTATGGATTTGATTTCTAATACTTAGTGAAATCTGGATGCTTTTAATTATTTTACCGATAATGAAAAGTAAAACCAGGAAAAAGATAATTGCAGCACCGGATGGGAGATTAAAGTAATAGGATAAAAACAATCCGGAAAAACTACCCAGAAGACTGATTAAAATTGATAGCAGAATGATTTTTTCAAATTTTTTTGTAAAAATATTGGCAATGGCCTGAGGGATGGTGAGCAGCGAAATTACAAGGATGATACCTACAACCTTTATGTTTAGCACGATAGTAAGCGCCACCAGGGTAATCATCATATAGTTGACCTTTTCCACCGGAAGTTTTGCAGCACGCGCATATTGTTCGTCAAAAGCAACAAAGAGAATGGTTTTGTACATCAGAAGGAAGATGGCAATAATTACCAACGAAAGGGCAAGTAACAAGTAAAGGTTCAGGTTGGTCACAGTGAGGATATTTCCAAAAAGAAAGCTCATCAGGTTGGCTGAATAGCCGGGTGTGAGAAAGATAAAGATAATGCCGACGGCCATTCCAAACGACCACAGGATGGCAATTACGGAGTCTTCACGGACATTGGTTTTTTTTGCCATGTATTCAATTCCGAGTGCAGATAGCACGCTGAAAACCATTGCCCCGAGGATCGGATTGAAACCGAAGTAATACCCGATACCAATACCACCAAAAGAGGCATGTGTTATTCCACCGCTGATGAAGACGATCCTTTTGGAAACGATATAGGTGCCGATGATACCGCAGGCAAGGCTTGCCAGTACCGCAGCCAATGATGCATTGATAAAGAATTGGTATTGAAAAAGATTAAAAAATGATTCCATACAATCAGTGGGTGTGGTTATGTTGTTTTAAAATAGTGTGGGGTATGTCGCCATGTGCGATAATCTGAATCGGGCAATTGTAGGCCGCGAGTTGCTCCTGGCTGATGATGTTCGATTCGTG
Above is a window of Bacteroidales bacterium DNA encoding:
- a CDS encoding metal ABC transporter permease, with amino-acid sequence MESFFNLFQYQFFINASLAAVLASLACGIIGTYIVSKRIVFISGGITHASFGGIGIGYYFGFNPILGAMVFSVLSALGIEYMAKKTNVREDSVIAILWSFGMAVGIIFIFLTPGYSANLMSFLFGNILTVTNLNLYLLLALSLVIIAIFLLMYKTILFVAFDEQYARAAKLPVEKVNYMMITLVALTIVLNIKVVGIILVISLLTIPQAIANIFTKKFEKIILLSILISLLGSFSGLFLSYYFNLPSGAAIIFFLVLLFIIGKIIKSIQISLSIRNQIHRAL